In Lacibacter sp. H375, one DNA window encodes the following:
- a CDS encoding tetratricopeptide repeat-containing sensor histidine kinase, translating into MKKLLFFTAFLISTAHAQVFMNKDSLLNLLPLAKENKEAVDLYINLGQQYENSIPELAKFYYNKAGALSKKIKFPEGEARYIFNYTYVLNLQSRFDSSLLLNLRSVDIARKLNDPVMLGKALFNTGTSYRLLSQYETAATFYEEGKKVFTGNNDSLMEAKAHDILQLLYYDLRDYDRSIIYGEAAVKYFRATDDSIWLGNALNNLGMSYSKRKNYAKAESAWQEVYTIAKNIGHIEMQAAQMLNLGDLSYNKGEYDQLKGYYEKALELSKHMDSKETNAVSYRGLANYYFFQKDFKTARTMALTALNIASEEQLLTEKAKILDLLARIHFSLQEVATGQQYALQSELILDSINNNNIRKNIIDIEKKYESERKDNQIRLQRSELKQKNTLNYLLIGSALTLLFISILSYRNYRQKQNLQQQRIAELETEKQLAATEAVLKGEEQERTRMAKDLHDGLGGMLSGIKFTLNNMKGNLIMTPENAQAFGRSIDMLDSSISEMRRVAHSMMPEALVKFGLDSALRDFCNDINKSGALQLQYQSIGLEGKEIDQIKSVTIYRIVQELLNNIMKHAAAKNALTQLSYNENVLTITVEDDGKGFDPSVLKQSKGIGWSNIKNRVEFLKGKWDVDSQPGKGTSVNIEMTA; encoded by the coding sequence ATGAAAAAACTACTATTCTTTACTGCTTTTCTGATTTCGACTGCTCACGCTCAGGTATTCATGAATAAGGACAGCCTGTTGAACTTATTACCACTTGCAAAGGAAAATAAGGAAGCTGTGGACCTGTATATTAACCTCGGACAACAGTATGAAAACAGTATACCGGAGCTTGCAAAATTTTATTACAACAAAGCAGGTGCGCTGAGTAAAAAAATAAAGTTTCCTGAAGGAGAGGCCCGTTATATTTTCAACTACACCTATGTACTAAACCTGCAAAGCAGGTTTGATTCAAGTTTGCTATTGAATTTACGATCAGTTGATATTGCAAGAAAACTGAATGACCCGGTTATGTTAGGTAAAGCGCTTTTTAATACCGGCACCTCCTACCGTTTACTATCCCAATATGAAACAGCAGCTACATTTTACGAGGAAGGCAAAAAAGTATTTACAGGGAACAACGACAGCTTGATGGAAGCGAAAGCTCACGACATCCTGCAATTACTATATTATGATCTCAGAGATTATGATAGATCCATTATTTATGGAGAAGCGGCGGTAAAATACTTCCGTGCAACCGACGATTCAATATGGTTGGGTAATGCCCTTAATAATCTTGGCATGAGTTATTCAAAGCGGAAAAACTATGCAAAGGCAGAGAGCGCCTGGCAGGAAGTTTATACTATCGCTAAAAATATAGGGCATATTGAAATGCAAGCTGCTCAAATGCTTAACCTTGGCGACCTGAGTTATAACAAAGGAGAATATGATCAGTTAAAAGGCTACTATGAAAAAGCGCTTGAACTATCCAAACATATGGATAGTAAAGAAACAAATGCCGTAAGCTACCGGGGTTTAGCCAATTATTATTTCTTTCAAAAAGATTTCAAGACTGCACGAACAATGGCATTAACGGCACTGAATATTGCAAGTGAAGAGCAACTTTTAACGGAAAAAGCCAAGATACTTGATTTACTTGCCCGCATACATTTTTCATTGCAGGAAGTTGCTACCGGCCAGCAGTATGCGCTGCAATCAGAATTAATTCTCGACAGCATTAATAACAACAACATCCGGAAAAATATTATTGACATCGAAAAAAAATATGAATCTGAAAGAAAGGATAACCAGATCAGGCTACAGCGCTCAGAATTAAAGCAAAAAAATACTCTGAACTATTTATTGATCGGTAGTGCCCTCACGTTGTTGTTTATTTCCATCTTATCTTACCGCAACTACCGCCAAAAGCAAAACTTACAGCAGCAACGCATTGCCGAACTTGAAACCGAAAAACAACTGGCTGCCACCGAAGCCGTATTAAAAGGTGAAGAACAGGAACGTACACGAATGGCAAAAGATCTTCATGATGGATTGGGTGGTATGTTATCGGGCATAAAATTTACGCTTAACAATATGAAAGGAAACTTAATTATGACCCCCGAAAATGCGCAGGCGTTTGGACGAAGTATTGATATGCTCGACAGCAGCATTAGTGAAATGCGCAGAGTGGCTCATAGCATGATGCCGGAAGCATTAGTGAAATTTGGACTTGATAGCGCTTTAAGAGATTTTTGTAACGATATTAATAAAAGTGGTGCTTTGCAACTACAATATCAATCTATTGGTTTAGAGGGCAAAGAGATCGACCAAATAAAAAGTGTTACCATTTACCGTATAGTACAGGAACTTTTAAACAACATCATGAAACATGCGGCTGCAAAAAATGCATTGACGCAGTTGAGTTATAATGAAAATGTATTAACTATTACGGTCGAAGATGATGGAAAAGGATTTGATCCATCGGTATTGAAACAATCGAAAGGAATTGGTTGGAGTAATATTAAAAACCGTGTTGAATTTTTAAAGGGTAAATGGGATGTTGATTCCCAACCAGGCAAGGGTACATCGGTAAACATTGAAATGACAGCATAA
- a CDS encoding response regulator transcription factor: MMNLGIKVFIVDDHYMVIEGIRSLLQHEKGLEWMGHAMNAESCIAFLNGRQPDVIFMDINLPDKSGIDLCKEVNEKYPSISIIGLSTYNQQSFITKMIENGASGYVLKNATKEELLFAIQTVVRGRIFLSHEAAMITEKKEGDDAPVLTRREKQILELIADGLTTQEIANKLFISGTTVETHRKNLLLKLEAKNVAAMVKIAAKLNLI, translated from the coding sequence ATGATGAACCTCGGTATAAAAGTATTTATTGTTGATGATCACTACATGGTGATTGAAGGCATTCGTTCGCTTTTGCAACATGAAAAAGGCCTCGAGTGGATGGGCCATGCCATGAACGCTGAAAGCTGTATTGCTTTTTTAAATGGTCGTCAGCCCGATGTAATTTTTATGGACATTAACCTTCCCGATAAAAGCGGCATTGACCTTTGTAAAGAAGTGAATGAAAAATATCCTTCCATTTCCATTATTGGTCTCAGCACATATAATCAACAAAGTTTTATTACTAAGATGATTGAGAATGGTGCGTCGGGCTATGTTTTAAAAAATGCTACAAAAGAAGAATTGTTGTTTGCTATTCAAACAGTAGTTCGTGGCCGTATTTTTTTGAGTCATGAAGCAGCTATGATCACGGAGAAAAAAGAAGGTGATGATGCTCCCGTACTCACCCGTCGTGAAAAACAAATTCTGGAACTGATTGCCGATGGATTAACCACCCAGGAAATAGCCAATAAACTTTTTATAAGTGGCACTACCGTTGAAACACACCGAAAAAACCTTCTGCTGAAACTTGAAGCGAAAAATGTAGCTGCTATGGTAAAGATCGCCGCAAAGCTAAACCTGATCTGA